The proteins below are encoded in one region of bacterium:
- a CDS encoding glycosyltransferase family 4 protein — translation MKLLVVQPTGDKRGHYGLYTTKLCHAAGELGHDVTLCTNRLDVSQYLLVPPRFRLVEIADRRLAFDRFDAAVSRAPLYYYWGYFRNSIAVTGAAIRLCQRETFDAVAIMDAEFMTSSWLLRRSRREIPPVIMFLWASNFSFSAYHGSMLKKAYKVVQREVFRRALGNGIQALAVLGEWHRDALREQLRPSTGFPIAVIPDGADPAPDMPDRGAARKQLGLPEDGPLFLFFGILRRDKGVEYLLDAVARLRVQPFHLVIAGWPMEYTAEAMVETVRRLNIADRVILRLAYTPDGEVPAYFAACDALILPYTRAYTGGSGPLMKGACTYGRPVIATRVSEMGRLVERYELGLAAAPEDAESLHEQMARFLTLSQIARDAMAANASALGKNNSWDSLARRLVDLAETLAASGSSR, via the coding sequence ATGAAACTTCTCGTCGTCCAGCCAACCGGAGACAAGCGCGGCCACTACGGTCTCTACACGACGAAACTGTGCCACGCGGCAGGTGAGCTGGGTCATGACGTGACGCTATGCACGAACCGTCTTGACGTTTCCCAATACCTGCTTGTGCCCCCTCGGTTTCGCCTCGTGGAGATCGCCGATCGCCGCCTGGCATTCGATCGGTTCGATGCGGCGGTCAGTCGCGCGCCTCTCTACTACTACTGGGGGTACTTCCGCAACAGCATCGCGGTCACTGGCGCTGCGATCCGGTTGTGCCAACGCGAGACGTTCGACGCCGTCGCCATCATGGATGCGGAATTCATGACGTCCTCGTGGCTGCTGCGGCGCAGCCGGCGCGAGATCCCCCCGGTGATCATGTTCCTTTGGGCGTCGAATTTTTCTTTCTCCGCGTATCACGGTTCGATGCTGAAAAAGGCATATAAGGTTGTGCAGCGTGAGGTGTTTCGGCGGGCGCTGGGCAACGGGATTCAAGCCCTCGCCGTGCTCGGTGAGTGGCATCGCGACGCATTGCGTGAGCAGCTCAGGCCTTCAACGGGGTTTCCGATTGCCGTTATCCCGGATGGGGCGGACCCCGCCCCCGATATGCCGGACCGCGGGGCCGCGCGGAAACAACTTGGATTGCCCGAGGACGGTCCGCTGTTTCTCTTCTTCGGAATTCTCCGCCGGGACAAGGGTGTCGAATACTTGCTCGACGCCGTAGCCCGGCTTCGGGTGCAACCGTTTCATCTGGTGATCGCAGGATGGCCGATGGAATACACTGCGGAGGCGATGGTCGAGACGGTTCGGCGGCTTAATATCGCCGACCGAGTGATCCTCCGGCTTGCGTACACGCCCGACGGGGAGGTGCCGGCGTATTTTGCCGCGTGCGACGCCTTGATTCTGCCGTACACCAGGGCGTACACGGGCGGAAGCGGCCCGTTGATGAAGGGTGCGTGCACGTACGGGCGGCCGGTGATCGCGACGCGCGTCTCTGAGATGGGACGGCTCGTGGAACGGTACGAGTTGGGGCTCGCGGCGGCGCCCGAGGACGCCGAGTCGCTGCACGAGCAGATGGCCAGATTCCTCACCCTCTCCCAGATCGCCCGGGACGCGATGGCCGCGAACGCGTCTGCGCTCGGGAAGAACAATTCGTGGGACTCACTCGCGCGTCGGCTTGTCGACCTTGCCGAAACCCTCGCGGCATCCGGCTCTTCACGGTGA
- a CDS encoding oligosaccharide flippase family protein, with protein sequence MIASWLFRNVNHRQVILKNTFWLTLAVGVAGLGDFLVTIYVVRTFGAVRYGIYGYAFSFVSLFSALFDFGIATAVTREFAANRSRERAFGELLGLKLLIGGVGLMVVWAGGALITRDPVIRQMIVLLSLYIALVELVNFCYALFRARQQMEFEAVFRFVYTVCLVGLVLGLTSSRGSVLTLGVAYLGAIAVTAASAFIFVARSGKLPLSPRPRVQGEIWRAYLGIGLYIALGRASGDLNQNIGAVTLGYLGRLAEIGWYNAADKIYGLMLFPMGLIASAVFPALSEARQRAPERFVRYWITWGRVTITLSVLLACLVFMRSRDIIELLYRGSFLPAALALQILVVAALIGYVQVLYYHVLLIADRQRELFVAGVVATVVHVVLNFLLVPRYGLYGVALGTDASQLVLLVQCVVLTSRYAAVNPVSPELLQSLAVALVSAAATAAVVARVPQGRIGLMVALPIGAAVYFGMVRVSGEVWRWLARR encoded by the coding sequence GTGATCGCTTCGTGGTTGTTCCGTAACGTCAATCACCGCCAGGTGATCCTCAAGAACACGTTCTGGCTGACGCTGGCGGTCGGGGTAGCGGGGCTAGGCGACTTTCTCGTCACGATCTATGTCGTTCGCACGTTTGGCGCGGTCCGGTATGGTATCTACGGGTACGCGTTTTCGTTTGTGTCACTTTTTTCGGCGCTGTTCGACTTCGGCATCGCGACCGCCGTCACACGAGAATTCGCGGCCAATCGCAGTCGGGAGCGCGCATTCGGCGAATTGCTCGGCTTGAAGCTTCTCATCGGCGGCGTCGGCTTGATGGTCGTGTGGGCCGGCGGCGCCCTCATTACGCGCGACCCAGTTATCCGGCAGATGATCGTCCTATTGAGTCTCTACATCGCCCTCGTCGAGCTCGTCAATTTCTGCTATGCGCTGTTTCGGGCGCGACAGCAGATGGAGTTCGAGGCGGTTTTTCGGTTTGTGTATACTGTCTGCCTCGTTGGTTTGGTCCTCGGGCTAACGTCCTCCCGCGGCTCGGTGCTCACCCTTGGCGTCGCGTACCTCGGAGCGATTGCAGTGACCGCGGCGAGCGCGTTCATTTTCGTGGCGCGGTCGGGGAAGCTCCCTCTCAGTCCGCGACCTCGGGTGCAGGGTGAGATCTGGCGAGCGTATCTGGGGATCGGTCTCTACATCGCTCTGGGGCGAGCGTCCGGTGATCTGAACCAGAACATCGGTGCCGTCACGCTCGGGTATCTTGGCCGGCTCGCCGAAATCGGATGGTACAATGCCGCCGACAAGATCTACGGCTTGATGCTGTTCCCAATGGGGTTGATCGCGTCTGCGGTGTTCCCGGCCTTGTCGGAGGCGCGACAGCGAGCTCCGGAGCGGTTTGTACGGTATTGGATCACGTGGGGGCGTGTCACGATCACGCTGTCCGTGTTGCTCGCGTGTCTTGTCTTCATGCGATCTCGAGATATCATTGAGCTGTTGTATCGCGGTAGCTTCCTTCCCGCGGCGCTCGCGTTGCAGATCCTCGTTGTGGCCGCGCTCATCGGTTACGTACAAGTTCTGTACTATCACGTGTTGCTGATTGCCGATCGCCAGCGCGAGCTGTTTGTCGCAGGCGTTGTGGCAACCGTGGTACACGTCGTGCTGAACTTTCTACTCGTGCCGCGGTACGGCCTGTATGGCGTGGCGTTGGGCACGGACGCGTCCCAGCTAGTTCTACTCGTTCAGTGCGTGGTACTGACGTCGCGGTACGCCGCAGTCAATCCGGTGTCTCCCGAGCTCCTGCAGTCGCTCGCGGTTGCCCTGGTGTCCGCGGCGGCGACGGCCGCTGTCGTCGCCCGCGTACCGCAGGGTCGGATCGGCCTCATGGTTGCCTTGCCGATCGGCGCGGCCGTCTATTTTGGGATGGTCAGAGTGTCGGGTGAAGTGTGGCGTTGGCTGGCGCGCCGGTGA
- the gmd gene encoding GDP-mannose 4,6-dehydratase has product MKRALITGLTGQDGSYLAELLLFKGYEVHGLVRRASTFNTRRIEHIYRDPHDPDRHLAGYYGDLSSLEQLISLIYDVRPDEVYHLGAQSHVKVSFEMPEYTGDITGLGTTRVLEAIRRSGIKTRFYHASSSEMFGDARAPQSERTPFRPRSPYAVAKVYAHWMTATYREGYKMFASNGILFNHESPRRGEIFVSRKITRAVAQIVAGQQQRLYLGNLAPKRDWGYAPEYVMAMWLILQQDRPSDFVIGTGEAHSVSEFVEEAFSYVGRNWREHVSIDARYQRPLEVENLVADASAAKVHLGWVPTVRFRELVRIMVDADMEAIGLAPIGEGKKILEQKFPNQRFWDLRAVSP; this is encoded by the coding sequence ATGAAGCGCGCGTTGATCACGGGACTGACGGGCCAGGATGGATCCTACCTCGCAGAACTGCTCCTGTTCAAGGGGTATGAAGTCCACGGGCTGGTGCGACGAGCTTCAACGTTCAACACTCGGCGGATCGAACATATCTATCGCGATCCACACGACCCGGATCGCCACTTGGCTGGTTACTACGGCGACCTTTCGAGCCTCGAGCAGCTCATCAGCCTCATCTACGATGTGCGCCCGGACGAGGTGTATCACCTCGGCGCGCAGAGCCACGTCAAGGTTAGCTTCGAGATGCCGGAGTACACGGGGGACATCACGGGGCTTGGGACGACGCGCGTACTCGAGGCCATCCGCAGGAGTGGAATCAAGACGCGGTTCTACCACGCGTCGAGCAGCGAGATGTTCGGCGACGCGAGGGCGCCGCAGAGCGAGCGGACGCCGTTTCGCCCCCGCAGTCCCTACGCGGTGGCGAAAGTGTACGCGCATTGGATGACGGCGACCTATCGTGAAGGGTACAAGATGTTCGCGAGCAACGGCATCCTTTTCAACCACGAGAGTCCCCGGCGGGGCGAAATTTTCGTCAGTCGCAAGATCACGCGTGCGGTCGCGCAGATTGTTGCCGGGCAGCAGCAGCGTCTGTATCTCGGAAACCTCGCCCCCAAACGCGACTGGGGCTATGCCCCGGAATACGTCATGGCGATGTGGCTGATCCTACAGCAGGATAGGCCGAGCGACTTCGTCATCGGTACCGGTGAGGCCCATTCCGTGTCGGAGTTTGTCGAGGAGGCCTTTTCGTACGTCGGCCGAAACTGGCGCGAGCATGTGAGCATCGATGCTCGGTATCAGCGTCCGCTGGAAGTCGAGAATCTCGTGGCGGACGCGTCGGCCGCGAAGGTGCACCTGGGATGGGTTCCCACGGTGAGGTTCCGCGAGTTAGTGCGCATCATGGTGGACGCAGACATGGAAGCGATTGGGCTGGCGCCGATTGGAGAAGGGAAGAAGATCCTGGAGCAGAAGTTCCCGAACCAGCGTTTCTGGGATTTGCGCGCCGTGTCGCCGTGA